One Roseimicrobium gellanilyticum DNA window includes the following coding sequences:
- a CDS encoding polysaccharide biosynthesis/export family protein, which produces MKTNSLAFAACLGIIITTWTPVEADDSKVQPAVSQDPMTLLDDLSVLKKGDMLSVTIKEDNSKTKWIQVQTTQPAAGDVQFPYLGLVKAEGLTPKKLAEKCKLLLEKHHFKPATVIIALVEPEELQPGKVKKPPGGQN; this is translated from the coding sequence ATGAAAACGAACTCGTTGGCCTTCGCAGCATGCCTGGGCATCATCATCACGACGTGGACTCCTGTGGAAGCAGATGACTCAAAGGTCCAACCAGCAGTGTCCCAAGATCCGATGACGTTGCTGGACGATTTGAGCGTCCTGAAAAAAGGAGACATGCTTTCTGTCACCATCAAGGAGGACAACTCCAAGACCAAATGGATCCAGGTACAGACTACGCAGCCAGCCGCTGGCGACGTTCAGTTTCCCTACCTCGGTCTCGTCAAAGCTGAGGGACTCACGCCCAAGAAGCTTGCCGAGAAGTGCAAGCTTCTCCTGGAAAAACACCATTTCAAACCCGCCACCGTCATCATCGCCCTGGTCGAGCCCGAGGAACTTCAGCCCGGGAAGGTAAAGAAGCCGCCCGGTGGTCAGAACTGA
- the trpC gene encoding indole-3-glycerol phosphate synthase TrpC, translated as MNKLDEIIAHKHTEVQRLLPRMEKLRAAAAGRNDFRSLYDALRADPGHMGLIAEVKKASPSAGVIQPDFDYLTIARTYEKGGANALSVLTDEKYFQGKLEYMTTIRNEVSIPVLRKDFIIHEAQIFEAVVAGADAILLIVAALKQDQLEHLLEVAHTFQLDVLMEVHDLPELERALATNVRILGINNRNLKSFTVDLATTEALVEEVPDDVVLVSESGIKSVEDAQRLADAGADALLVGETLMRHERPMDMARALRVERVIVEK; from the coding sequence ATGAACAAGCTCGACGAAATCATCGCCCACAAACATACCGAAGTGCAGCGCCTTTTGCCCCGCATGGAGAAACTCCGTGCTGCCGCCGCTGGACGCAATGATTTCCGCTCGCTCTACGACGCTCTCCGCGCCGACCCCGGCCACATGGGCCTCATTGCCGAGGTGAAAAAGGCCTCCCCCTCCGCAGGGGTCATCCAGCCCGACTTTGACTACCTCACCATTGCCCGGACCTATGAAAAGGGCGGCGCCAATGCCCTCTCTGTCCTGACCGATGAAAAGTACTTCCAAGGGAAGCTGGAATACATGACCACCATCCGGAATGAGGTCAGCATACCGGTGCTGAGAAAGGACTTCATCATTCATGAGGCCCAGATCTTTGAGGCCGTGGTCGCGGGTGCGGATGCCATCCTCCTCATCGTGGCCGCACTGAAGCAGGATCAGCTCGAGCACCTGCTCGAAGTCGCCCACACCTTCCAGCTCGATGTGCTCATGGAAGTGCATGACCTCCCCGAGCTCGAGCGCGCCCTGGCCACGAATGTGCGCATCCTCGGCATCAACAATCGCAACCTGAAGTCCTTCACCGTCGACCTCGCCACCACGGAAGCTCTCGTGGAGGAAGTGCCCGATGACGTGGTGCTCGTGAGTGAAAGTGGCATCAAGTCCGTGGAAGATGCCCAACGCCTCGCCGATGCCGGCGCTGATGCGCTGCTGGTGGGCGAGACCCTCATGCGCCACGAGCGGCCCATGGACATGGCCCGTGCCCTGCGTGTTGAGCGGGTGATTGTGGAGAAGTGA